The DNA region CACACTTCACTTCTGCTTTAAACCAGGAACATGACAGAGGTCCCACAATTTAccactttaatcctctctagtttcagtccaaacacacacagctcttctTTTACCTTCCGGTGTCCTTTGTAAATCAAAACCCGatactaaattgtgtttttaaaatagtttgaagtacaAAAAGCATCGCAATCGCGTTTAATCACATGGCTTccagtgttttctaatctaCCGCCGAAACGTTCTCAGGGCTTGTTTTCACCCAAACGGAGGCGTGGTCACTCTGGCGAGCCAGAAGTGACGTTCAACTGCTCTTATGAATCAACCTCTATAGAACTGCTACGtcagctttaaaaatgaaagaaaccaATACATAATGACCTGCGTCAACTTGCCATTACTGCCAACTCATTCCCCTGTCACTTGTTTTATCAGCCAACAATgtaagatgtttaaaatgttttattgtatttcagTTTTGGGAGGTGATGAGCACGGCATTGACCCAACTGGCACATACCACGGTGACAGTGACCTGCAGCTTGGGGGTGCAGAGCTGGTGGACTCTGTCCTGGATGTAGTGAGGAAGGAGGCAGAGAGCTGTGACTGCCTGCAGGGCTTCCAGCTCACACACTCTCTTGGTGGTGGTACTGGCTCTGGGATGGGCACACTGCTCATCAGCAAAATCCGTGAAGAGAACCCCGACCGTATTATGAACACCTACAGCGTGGTGCCCTCACCCAAAGTATCAGACACAGTCGTTGAGCCCTCCAACGCCACACTGTCAGTCCACCAGCTTGTAGAAAACACAGACGAAACCTTCTGTATTGACAACGAGGCTCTGTATGCCATCTGTTTCCGCACCCTTAAACTTACAACCCTCACTTACGGTGACCTCAACCACCTCGTCTCTGCCACCATGAGCGGCGTTACCACCTGCCTCAGGTTCCCCAGACAGCTCAATGCTGACCTGAGGAAGCTGGCTGTAAACATGGTGCCATTCCCTCGTCTGCACTTCTTCGTGCCAGGCTTCGCTCCCCTCACAAGCCGAGGCAGCCAGCAGTACAGGTCCCTCACTGTACCAGAGCTCACCCAGCAGATGTTCGACGCAAAGAACATGATGGCTGCCTGCGACCCACGTCACGGCCGCTACCTGACAGTGGCTGCTGTCTTCCGTGGCCGCATGTCCATGAAGGAGGTGGACGAACAGATGCTGAACGTGCAGAACCAAAACAGCAGCCACTTCGTTGAATGGATCCCCAACAACGTGAAGACCGCTGTCTGTGGCATTCCTCCCCGTGGCCTCAAGATGGCTGCCACATTCATCGGCAACAGCACAGCCATCCAGGAGCTGTTCAAGCATATCTCTGAGCAGTTCACAGCCATGTTCAGGCGCAAAGCTTTCCTCCATTGGTACACCGGCGAGGGTATGGACGAGATGGAGTTCACCGAGGCAGAGAGCAACATGAACGACCTGGTGTCAGAGTACCAGCAGTACCAGGACGCCACCGccgaggaggagggagagtttGAGGAGGAAGGCGAGGAGGAGCTTGCCTAAACCTTAAATTGTCCAAATCttccatttaaaatgtaatgttccAAACAAGTGTTTTCAGTGTTCTGTCTGCTGTTCGTGTGAATAAAagtttcttctgcttttttgaagtcttaatGTGTTTAATAGTATTCACAGGCTACTTTCCGATTAATGAGATGTAACTATGAAGTCAAAGTATTTATAAGAGTAGAGGCTCTACACTGTAGATAAGGTGTAGTTGCATGGCTGGTGTTTTGCCAGAAATgcagaagtaaacaaacatttaaaatctgttatAATGTGACTTAAATGAAAAGTAGTAAGATCATGATGGAGATTCTGGATATAAATGGTTCattcaatgttttgttcttattttaattcattGTAGATAAAAGAGCTGCTAAGATGTAGACAAagagcatatatatatatatatatatatatatatatatatatatatatatataattacactaaaaaataattaaaatgattaaattacaAGCTGAAAGGAAAGTGTTCATCAGATATCACATGCAGTGTTTGGCGTTTGAATTCTACTGATAGTTTGAAGGTAACATACTGATTACTGATAAAATGATGCATCTTAAACCACTGCAGACATTTCCATACTGTCGCTCAGTTTCTGACAGTTCCTGGTTGTGGTCGGTAGGTGGCAGTGTTGGCTAAACCACTCTCTTCCAAACGCAGTAGGTCAGGATGCTGACAGCCAAGGCCAGCAGAGTCCAACAGCACACCTTCTTCACCTGGCTCTCCAAGCCCTGCTTCGCTCCAAAGCGGGACACAAAGCCGCTctgtcaacaacaaacaagtagATTGAACTCTCAGTGAACACAGACATGTACTGTAATCATTCAGATTTCTAAGGAACACATTTTAACCTGAATTCTTACTTTAAATCAGAAAGATTGTTGATACAACTCGGATTAAGAAGTCTCAAGAAACCTGTATTTTACAGTTATGATTTTACCCAATTAGTTTGTAGCTTTCTAAACACAATTAggacagctgtttgtgttgttacTGAATATACTAAACACAAAAGAATCTGAATGTTCtctacatgtttgtgtgctcctgcagcagcagctcaacagATATGACTGGTTAACATTTTATCAAATATAGATCATTGTGGGAAAAAACAGATTCAagttacatgaaaaaaacatgcagacattcTCTGGGGCGGCATTAAACCTTCACGCTAAAGCTAATGTTCCTGTACCTATACACAACATCCTTTTGGGTTAttatttctttatgtctttatgtTCAATTAACAACTTCGGTTTGAAGCCAAAaataagctttttgttttgtcgaGTAATGTAGGTAGGTAGGTTGCTTTTCTCAGATTTTAGAAAAGGATATCTGAGACATTGAAAAACTGTAGTGTGCCGTCTTCAGGTTTCACAGCTCAGATTACTTCAGATGCTCTAAAGGCCCGGAGATAACAATAAGCCATGTCATCATTctgaactgattttttttaattgtatcatttaaaaatatataaaatgagTAGCTCTCATGCAGCCATCTACCCGATCTTTAATGGGACCCAATGTCTCATCAAGTGAATAAGTGACATGATTATTCTATGTAGGATGTAGTGATACATATAGGTCTGAACTTTCAGCCTGTGCTGCTTTGATTgaaaaaggtgtttttaaaatagcCTCTTATATGTCACCAATGTTCATGAAAGTGCACTGCAGTAAAGGTTCTCTCCTTATTTGACAAACTGCATTTCAAATTTGagcttatttattttcttagtGTTATTCCTTTATTCCCTTAAgatctttcatttttttaaataacttttttttatttttcgtttttttttttttcgcctcTGTCACACTAAGTcggggaaacaaacccagttgcagagaggaggaggagcatcggtgtttatctctttttttgcagtgtttttatgcATATCCTAATATATCCAACAATATAATTACAAGTTAtgtctgtttcatttttgtagaatgtgttttagaaacgggagacgtggagcagcagtaaaaaacggCGCACTAAAAAAGCCGACAGATATTGTAAATtgacatgcaacatttaaaaggttacaaATCATGTCTTATGCAGATAGCCTATTTGGTTTGTAgataaaagtttttatttaacttcatcaaaatttgtttgtgtgcttctgagcacaaacaattTCATTTGCATATACTGTCTGACAGGTAAGCATAGGATACAACTTATATCAATGTTTTGCCCTAAGAATAATTTGAAAAGGTTTCAGAGTGACAttaaatattgttaatattttatatatgcaAGTTGTGTAATTGGGAATTTTATCAGCAAATTTACCGTTTAAACTATTTTTTCATCATGTTTAAGGAATGATTGCAGGCATTGAACAGAAATTCTTGAGAAGGGATCAAATGGCGGGAGACCGAACTATTCCCTTTCAGATTTAGATAAAGGTCATTTCAGGTATgggtagaatgtgatgtgagagcttgaagaatgtgatgtgagcttgaagaatgtgatgtgagagtttgtagaatgtgatgtagactgatcctagctaacatgtcatcagactgagacctggtactgatcctagctaacatgtcatcagactgagacctggtactgatcctagctactgatcctagctaacaggtcatcagactgagacctggtactgatcctagctaacaggtcatcagattgggacctggtactgatcctagctaacaggtcatcagactgagacctggtactgatcctagctactgatcctagctaacaggtcatcagactgggacctggtactgatcctagctaacaggtcatcagactgagacctggtctgCCTCGAGTAGCTCAGCTGTTTGAAGCGGACTTAGAAAACTTGTCCTCCCTTTTGGTCTGAATCCCCCCAAAGCCCCCCGATCGTTGAACAACATGCCACGACTCGTTTCTCAGCAGGAAAGACTCGTTTCCGTTCTTAGTTTGTGATAGGCTGCATGTGTTTTTAACTCCTGTAAGATACGTAACGAAATGTTGGGAAAGAGAGAACgagcttacattttttttttcaaagcggaggaggaggaggaggaggaggaggagggggaggaggaggaggaggagggaaaaccAAAACGGCCGTGCGTCGTGTCCGAGCGGCTTCTTTACTGACGCGCTGCAAAATACTTTTCTACCTGAAGCGGACGACTAGTGATGTGTTTGCATGACGTGTGTGATCTGATCTCTtggatttctttcttcttcttctgcctgtcGCTGTTTGCATGTAGATCAGCTTTTTATGAAAGccctttttgtttctctcaaaGCTCGAGTTTACTTGCACTAACAAGATCATGTGTGAGGtagaatatttgactttttatacTATAAAAACTATGTTTAATAGTTAGAACTCATGAAATAGCTTCTTTGAATATCCCTTAACGAGAGTTGTTTCTTAAACTGTGCTagtttcatattttaaagaCGTGCAATGGTGTCAGGGTCGTGTCCTTATCAGATACAATGTTctagaaaatgtgtttcatggTGACGATTAGTAATCCGAACATATTTACTCTttaattttttgcatttcaaaagttTTGGCTCATTTCATGAAATCGGGTGAGACcgtgttgtttacatgttaataatgatgataaataaaaacatgaacatttcaaGCACGTGGATGTTGCCAATGAATATTTGAAACCTGAATCATTACtccactgaaacactgaaacccGCCACTCACTCTGTAATATttactcttctttttctctgtgggAGCTTCCTGCTGGTTTAGTTTCAGGCGGTGCTGAAATGTCTTCTGTTGGTTTCAAAGGGACGGTTTTGTTTTTCGTTGGACTCGATCTTAGATTTTTACTCCTGTTTTCATCTCTGCTGCATCACTGAAACTTCATACATGGAaaactgagaaataaaaagtttgaaagTTGTAAGAAATGCTTCGAGTCTCATCTGTTGGTGTCTTTTTATGATGTGtgaaaaagacatttcattcatgcattaaaggcagggttggtgatttttgaaaacaagcatgattttgaaagtagcattccctcagtgccttGTCTGcacccgccccctcccctctgtgctcacGCCCCCCTGCACGAGCGCCATTGCTCCAGAAgagtgtagaaactacgtcgtctcattcAGTggtcagtaaactcacagtatgaACTCCGTCATCTGTGACGCTCTTTCagtgtgggctagagcacgcaagaggcaGAGTGAATCCCATCTGATCAGGTAATTAAGACATTTTAGGAGATCTTGAACAACtgattaatacatttaaaaaaataaagtttaaccGTCTACATCTAATAATCAACATAATAACAGAACATTCTCTCGTCCCGTCTCGTtaccttttctcttcttctgtctaATCTCACCTCGTCTCTTCCTGTCTCATCCCGCTACGTCCCGCCGATCCCCTTCATGTTCCGTCATGTCCTGTGATGTCCCCTTTCATCTCATCCTGTATCTTCTCATCTCTTCTAGCCGTTTGGTCTCACCTCTTCTCTTCTCGTCCCGTCTCGTCCCTACTCGACTCTTCTTACTCATCTCGTCTCTTCTTGTCCCATTGCGTCCCTTCTTAACTCTTCCATCTTGTCCCGTCATATGTAACatattaatttattaagatGTTAATAAATCCTAATTTTTACCTCGGAATATAAAAATGGGGAACCATCTCTGGTGATGAGGAGGAGTTCAGCCGTAGTTGTAATAatgaattaatcaatcaatcatatgTCAGAACGGCGAGCTCTTCAGGACAGTTTGAATCACAGAACACACGGAAAGCTCTGAAGGTTTACGTGtaactttaatgaagtaattGAACAATAATGCAGATTAATGAGATACATATCAATGAATATATATGGATGAGTATATCAATGAAACTATAAGGTATATGACATTGGTATGGTGAAGTTATAAGGTGAAAGTAACAAATGAAAACGAGAGGTTGGAATTGATTTAATGAAATGTGATTAACGAGTTTGTATAAAAGATCTGGACTCGGCTTTTGATGTTGGACACTTTAAGACCCTTCTGGTTTCAAACACGAGCTGAGAACGCAACCTTACTTTGGATTGTGTTCGCTGCGGACTCCTCCACAACTGGTTCAGCTTTCAAAGGTACCGAAGGGGGCGGCTCAGAGAAGAGCGATCAGACCCGCACaatcaactctctctctcttgggaATCAAAAAAAACGACTTCATGCGACAAGAGACGATGACAAGACTGAGGAGAGAAGTCGATTCTCTCCACCTCTGTCTCGGACAGCAGGAAGGGGGCGGGGCTCCAAGAGGGAGACGAGCTCCGGTGCTTTCTTGCAcgaggaagaatgtgcaactttttgatccagcagatgtcgcccttgagcaccagcatgaaaccaaaacaacttgcgctgcatcgttgttagcatgctaagtagctcgtagcttcacaccgcatgtaaatttacaagaaatgaccgtgatctaaaaaagcttaagtgacattcaaataatcagtgagtacagtatgttattcttctttatctctagtccctcaattaaacaactggggcgggggccgcgtccgcgtccgtccCTGGggcagaggccgcgtccgcgcctgcgccttgtgctgaggccgtggctgaggtagaagtggcttcgaccagctctcaggctacagaaaaatcacagactgtagataatgataaaactgaagattccacaagttctgcagttgtagatgtttcattgaaggaaggtaagacagtgtgttgtagccaggcatcatgtgaaggagaggacatggatgaagattatgagtcagacaatgcatccattgctgatttgccaaatagtggctctggtctttattctttagagtcaatcaatcaatttatggatgaaacgtacaacaaatcagtaaaaataagtgactactttagtgatactgaaaagttcataaagtcagtcagcatactgaaaagacaggttgggtttgacctcctggacgcgaaaaaacggttccgtcttaaaaagcacatcaccgcactgaggaaagttggacgtaagagtgtgaagaagacaaagaaatgatcatgcatcacaaggtgtttttcttcttctactgctccctgtttgtgtctacttgtctgttctttctctctgatctttctatgaggagtcttaagataggatctcttaacattaatggtgggagagacagacagaaaaggggccttatctctgagatctcaactcagaaaaacattgatatcttgtttttacaagagactcataccacaccatcagatgagacagattggggtttatggtgggagggctctaactaccttagccatggcaccaactttagtgcaggagtagccattttgtttagagcatctgcaaatgtaaagatcgtctcttgtgctgaaattgtaaagggaaggcttttaattgtaagagcagaaatagaggacactgttttctgcttcactaatatttatgctccaaataatggagctgaaagggtagctttctatacccgcctccaaaaggagttagtgatctataatcaggatcagatcattcttggtggtgattttaactgcacacttgatttcaccatggatagaataggagaggagccacatccacattcagcccagactttaaacactgtcatctctcacctggatttgttggacacatttagagtgaaacatccacaatccagacagtatacatgggtcagggttaacagtaacagggtgtgtgcagctagactggacagggtttacatctccagaactctcaaccccagattaattcattgtaatattctgcctgtcggcttcactgatcaccattttgttagtgtggagctgattatttcaccaggtgaaagggctaagtccttctggcattttaataacaagcttctactggacaatgttttctgtaaaaactttgggtgtttttgggatcagtggcaattaagaaaagttgagtttgattctttgaagctttggtgggaggttggtaaagctcagattcgtgttttttgtcagcagtacacgtcacactcttctgctagattaaaaacagtcattaaaaatcttgaggacaacattaagaaccttgaggaggggttaaatgggagtgtggatcccaccactggtaccctgctgaaggagaaacgtatggagttgagctctttcctgcaggagagggtgaagggagctcttgtgcggagtcgtttccttcaactcaaagacatggatgccccaacgtctttctttttcaatcttgagagatctgtggctcaaaaaaagctgctgacttgtctgaaactgccaggaggtcgtataacagctgatccaaaggaaatgagcagtcacgccatgcagttctatgaggatctgtttggagcagagagttgcagccaggagtgtcgcagggagctcctggagggtctccctcagctcagtgtggaggagaggtctcttctggaaggggagctgtctctggaggagctcactgctgctgtcactcagatggcaacaggaagagcacctggaatagatgggttgtccacagacttttttaagaggttctggaatatccttgggtctgacctgcatagtgttttaatggagtgttgcaggaccgggtctcttcctggttcttgtaagagagcagttctttccttgctccccaagaaaggtgacctggcattgttaaaaaactggaggccggttgctttgctttgtgcggactacaagatcctctccagagctttatcgaacagactaaaggacgttctgggaagtgtggtccataaagaccagagttactgtgttccagaccggacaatcatggataatgtttttcttatcagagatgtcattgatgtgtgtaaaatctataatctaaatgttggcattgtgtctctggatcaagagaaggcgtttgacagggtggatcactcgtatttgttttctgcactgaggtcttttggttttggggatggttttgtgtcattagttgggttgttgtatcaggatgcacagtgtttggtgaagatgggggcggggttgagtcggccaatccctgtacggcgagggatcagacaaggttgtcccatctccggccagctgtacagcttggctattgagcccttgctgtgcaggttgagggaccggctcagcgggctttctttgcccgcggcctgtagcattgaatgtccccctacaatttctgcctatgctgatgatgtaaacatcttcatctccaatcagggggacgttcggtgtctgcgggacaccctgtccctgtatgaaagggcaacagctgcacgggtgaactgggaaaaaagtggtgccttattggtgggagagtggagggaccaggcagtgcccagtctgcctggtggacttgagtgggggagggaggggttgaaggtgttgggggtttatttgggtaccgagggctttaaaagtaaaaactgggagggagttagggagaaagtgtgcgctcggttgtctaaatggaaatggttgctaccccagttgtcgtataggggaagagttctggtggtcaataacttggttgcctcgactctctggcacagacttgtggctttgacacctccaagagagctggtggaggacattcaaagggccatcctggacttcttctggtcaggcaaacactgggtccaggcggcagtcctctacctgccggtggctgaagggggacatggacttatagacattcagtcaaaaattgcctcattcagactccagactgcacagagactccttttcacttgtggtcccagctggatggacatcgctcgactgctgctgaggagagctggacggctggggtacactaagcagctctttctgttaaagcttgaggaggtggatctcactggattaacatccttttatatgtctgtaatgcaggcatggaaaatgtacacattcaaaagggaaaaaactgagagtctgggaatgtggatctttgaggaaccgttattttttaatgattttataaggactccaactttgcagtcagccagtctccgggccagtttcagagaggcaggctgcacaaaactgggtcacctggtaagactgaccctggacgccctcaaagaaaggaccaatatcacctccagccgggtggttgaaagagtggtggaggaagtctttgctgcacttccagtaaaacttgtgacatttctaaacattgagaatctgtgtgagcagtggagtgaagagggcgaatacagcttcccatctttgtctgttaccccagatgtcggggagtggcaggaaagaggaggtggactgctgtcctttagtactcctgttctgggaaagttccaggatgcagggaaaaaggcactctatcagtcctgtgttaaggtcctacatcttcgtgatctgtcgggagtgaaagagtcgaggtggatcgagttttttggcccggaggtttccccgaaaggcagctggcggtccctgtacaagctgcctgttgagaagagaacagcagatctccagtggagagttgtgcatggggttatagccacgaacagatacagagcgcacattgatccaggggtgggagaggagtgtttgttttgttcactaactgaaactttgtctcatctgtttgttgagtgtcccaggctctcactcttgtttgtccttatgaaaagcttctttgaagctctcggggaggatttctcttatgcagtgtttgtttttgggccaaagtattctgcaaagaaaaagactgtacatacactgatgaactttttatctggctcggctaagttggccatttggcttacacgcaagaaccgagctcagggtactggctgtgtggaaccggtgctggttctggagggacttttgaaggccagactaaaggtagaatttgcctattatcaaatgatggacaatgtgcaagactttaatagtgtatgggctgtggaagaagctttgtgctctgtgggtggggatggagagctgattattcatttttgatgcagtaaatgttgtttttgttgatgttgtgatttttgttgcacttgttttgttttatgttttattttttatttatttatttatttccttctcttgatctgagtgatgatgtgacagtgttataattttctcctggtagtggtaaaataaaaggtattttgaaaaccaaaacctctgctctcctctcctctcctctcctctcctctgctctcctctccgctcctctcctctcctctcctctccgtttccgtttccgtttccggtttccggtttccggtgagtgtgagtgtgagtgtgagtgtcggtggtggtgttgcgagtggcgcggagattgaattgtttgctatcctttctactgttttcaaagtgcacgatcaggtcagattgttttcatatttgtattgagtgttgttggctgtgtaagacagatcgttggaggggttggagggaggaatggcgtctgctgagacgccacctccgact from Labrus bergylta chromosome 6, fLabBer1.1, whole genome shotgun sequence includes:
- the LOC109976430 gene encoding tubulin beta-1 chain-like, whose amino-acid sequence is MGTLLISKIREENPDRIMNTYSVVPSPKVSDTVVEPSNATLSVHQLVENTDETFCIDNEALYAICFRTLKLTTLTYGDLNHLVSATMSGVTTCLRFPRQLNADLRKLAVNMVPFPRLHFFVPGFAPLTSRGSQQYRSLTVPELTQQMFDAKNMMAACDPRHGRYLTVAAVFRGRMSMKEVDEQMLNVQNQNSSHFVEWIPNNVKTAVCGIPPRGLKMAATFIGNSTAIQELFKHISEQFTAMFRRKAFLHWYTGEGMDEMEFTEAESNMNDLVSEYQQYQDATAEEEGEFEEEGEEELA